The Cyanobium sp. ATX 6F1 genome includes a region encoding these proteins:
- the cobI gene encoding precorrin-2 C(20)-methyltransferase yields the protein MGVGPGDPELLTVAAVRAIRGAAVVAYPVARPAAEGMAARIAAPWIAPGQRRLPLVFPMVEEAEPRRVAWRAAAHALASEVAAGHAVVLLCEGDVSLYASASYVLLALRQSHPGLPLKLIPGITAVAAAGAAGTWPLALQQEPLLIRPTPETPAELARLLDEAASAGAVLALLKLGQRWPWVRSLLEERGLLAASLFACRLGWPDQQVCPGNQWPAEAQPYFSLVLVRQGWPTVLP from the coding sequence CCCGGCGATCCGGAGCTGCTCACGGTGGCGGCGGTGCGGGCGATCCGCGGGGCCGCTGTGGTGGCCTATCCGGTGGCCCGCCCGGCGGCCGAGGGCATGGCGGCCCGCATCGCCGCCCCCTGGATCGCCCCTGGCCAGCGGCGTCTGCCCCTGGTGTTCCCGATGGTGGAGGAGGCCGAACCCCGCCGGGTCGCCTGGCGCGCCGCCGCCCATGCCCTGGCCTCGGAGGTGGCGGCGGGCCATGCCGTGGTGCTGCTCTGTGAGGGGGATGTGTCGCTCTATGCCAGTGCCTCCTATGTGCTGCTGGCCCTGCGCCAGAGCCATCCGGGGCTGCCGCTGAAGCTGATTCCCGGGATCACGGCCGTGGCGGCGGCCGGGGCGGCGGGGACCTGGCCCCTGGCGCTGCAGCAGGAGCCGCTGCTGATCCGGCCGACCCCGGAAACGCCAGCTGAGCTGGCTCGGTTGCTGGATGAGGCGGCGAGCGCGGGGGCGGTGCTGGCGCTGCTCAAGCTGGGCCAGCGCTGGCCCTGGGTGCGGTCCCTGCTGGAGGAGCGGGGGCTGCTGGCGGCCAGCCTGTTCGCCTGCCGGCTGGGCTGGCCCGATCAACAGGTGTGTCCGGGCAATCAGTGGCCGGCGGAGGCGCAGCCCTACTTTTCGCTGGTGCTGGTGCGCCAGGGCTGGCCGACGGTGCTTCCCTAG